The following proteins come from a genomic window of Flavobacteriaceae bacterium MAR_2010_188:
- a CDS encoding type IX secretion system membrane protein, PorP/SprF family, translating into MKYLKIILLQGLLLLMPVFSIAQQLPQFSQYMYNTISINPAYAGSREIMVINLLNRNQWVGVNGAPVTQTLSVHSSVPGTKLGLGLSVINDKLGYDNTTYIYSDVSYTLNLSDKYWLAFGLKVGASKFSLDDDIYNDPAYNNDPYLDYLYNGWDPNFGVGIYFRSDKFYMGLSSPKLVNYKKRSDLDYIPIDRVSYYLNGGYLWEYNSSNLKFKPTFLLKYTNGAPLSVDVTGNVLLYDKLWLGLSYRLKDSFGAMANFNIAKGLNIGYAYDYITSDLAPFTSGSHEIILQYEFNFPRPRCKCTDLHN; encoded by the coding sequence ATGAAATACCTCAAAATCATATTACTTCAAGGATTACTACTATTGATGCCAGTTTTTTCTATTGCTCAACAACTGCCACAGTTTTCCCAATATATGTATAACACCATTTCTATAAACCCCGCTTACGCAGGCTCTAGAGAAATTATGGTGATAAATTTACTCAACAGAAATCAATGGGTTGGTGTAAATGGTGCGCCGGTTACACAGACTTTATCGGTTCATTCTTCAGTACCTGGGACGAAATTGGGTTTAGGTCTTTCTGTAATCAACGACAAATTGGGCTACGATAATACGACTTACATCTATTCCGATGTTTCTTATACCTTAAACTTATCAGACAAGTACTGGCTGGCATTTGGATTAAAGGTAGGTGCGAGCAAGTTTAGTTTAGATGACGATATCTATAATGATCCTGCCTACAACAACGATCCTTATTTAGATTATTTGTACAACGGTTGGGACCCGAATTTCGGAGTGGGAATTTATTTTCGGTCAGACAAATTCTATATGGGTTTATCTAGTCCAAAACTAGTTAATTATAAAAAACGTTCAGACTTAGATTACATTCCAATAGATAGGGTAAGTTATTATTTAAACGGTGGTTATCTATGGGAATATAACTCGAGTAACTTAAAATTTAAACCCACGTTTTTGCTGAAATATACCAATGGAGCTCCATTGTCTGTAGATGTAACGGGAAACGTCCTGCTTTACGACAAACTTTGGTTGGGACTTTCTTACCGATTGAAGGATTCTTTTGGCGCCATGGCCAATTTTAATATTGCCAAAGGCCTAAATATTGGTTATGCTTATGATTATATTACTTCGGACCTTGCTCCTTTCACTTCAGGTTCTCATGAAATTATTCTTCAATATGAATTTAACTTCCCGAGACCACGCTGCAAATGCACCGATTTACACAACTAA
- a CDS encoding phosphohistidine phosphatase produces MKRLILVRHGKSSWEYDLTDKLRPLLKRGITDGDLVSSHFKTLDYHIDFVYSSPANRAYSTCEIFLNTLKIPDEKVKKVESLYTFNDKEVVKFIKSVDNKLETIMIFGHNNAFNDVVNSLGSEHIDNLPTTGLAIIEFDTDKWENVKRGTTKELLTPKELKKS; encoded by the coding sequence ATGAAAAGACTTATACTAGTTAGACACGGTAAATCCTCTTGGGAGTACGATTTGACCGATAAATTAAGGCCATTGCTAAAGCGCGGTATCACTGATGGTGATTTGGTTTCTTCCCATTTTAAGACACTGGATTATCACATTGATTTTGTGTATTCTAGCCCAGCAAATAGGGCATATTCAACTTGTGAAATATTTCTGAATACTTTGAAAATACCTGATGAAAAAGTCAAGAAAGTCGAAAGTCTGTACACTTTTAATGATAAAGAGGTTGTAAAATTCATAAAATCAGTGGATAATAAGCTTGAAACTATCATGATTTTTGGACATAACAACGCATTTAACGATGTTGTAAATAGTTTAGGCTCAGAACATATTGATAATTTGCCGACTACAGGTCTTGCAATTATCGAGTTCGATACGGATAAATGGGAAAATGTTAAAAGAGGAACTACGAAAGAACTTTTGACGCCAAAGGAATTAAAGAAGTCTTAG